One window of the Nothobranchius furzeri strain GRZ-AD chromosome 3, NfurGRZ-RIMD1, whole genome shotgun sequence genome contains the following:
- the LOC107385097 gene encoding proline-rich transmembrane protein 3 → MESQFILFITLIASFCSFGSLFPTQHLLSISDSVKITQIPSKNNNDVYYETSDEILHSENFMEGSGFSAWGENSSQLSNDSRNQGKPERLSHENNSGFGIALTTRPALRVHSSEVHNHRAHSVGGSTLSSVSSEEAPLENIHITTKEQLKRSHSSTSLNGGNNPRVSVQTSIFTFMNNPSQSDLTRPCVFGVTPCPGFNSFNGTTLLWDDMKRTLAFAWELHVYGSAGLFVLMAALAVLGMAKGCTLPHPLSDNLTLSNLLLFISGALRTTLLLLDPYGTCQFLPHAMLVALQNVPLHLLLWAQVVLTLVTLKGLKLILFPSKLQYPWLVGWLSVSHCTGLLVADLYSSALPPALPLLLQTVSLCWGIPFCLGIFTKSLSNLQSLPSSTFPQWIPSQRTGRLGKRVIAVCSFLGVLCCSLQMYSLLWLYGLLGNWRRFGWGWWLTQFWARILELAWAFSMLFLGSWIFWTPLRGHTRGDHWLGRDEVSKRVDKKSLWDKILDSMQRGSLKKSEKSWEELMPNNWVKYNLSRTGISNATYIDEPSVIKPEYNSDPVSSSSDSQTAFLWQKVGERECVLSLIEFDMRPPSPINLRRSIDNALHHSQFVAGGAFTPPPTSWTLSAGSEGDSGPTTLPPAYAGYKWMLDAESISASLDHFQTREPMQAVSATPGSDGNIGSPAAGKEGEEFQAVMHQQDWSEDDITDL, encoded by the exons ATGGAGAGTCAATTCATTCTTTTCATCACTTTAATTGCATCTTTTTGCTCATTTGGGAGCCTTTTCCCAACTCAACACTTACTCAGCATCTCTGATTCAGTCAAGATAACTCAGATCCCAAGTAAAAACAATAATGATGTGTACTATGAAACCAGTGATGAGATCTTACACTCAGAAAACTTTATGGAGGGCAGTGGATTTAGTGCTTGGGGAGAGAATTCATCACAACTCAGTAATGACAGCAGAAACCAAGGAAAACCTGAGCGGCTGAGCCATGAAAACAATTCTGGGTTTGGAATCGCATTAACTACAAGACCAGCACTTAGAGTCCACTCCTCAGAGGTTCACAACCATAGAGCTCATTCAGTTGGAGGATCAACTCTCTCCTCTGTGAGCTCAGAAGAAGCTCCTCTGGAAAACATCCACATAACAACCAAGGAACAACTAAAGAGAAGTCATTCATCCACTTCTCTGAATG GTGGAAACAACCCCAGAGTCTCCGTCCAAACCAGCATCTTTACCTTCATGAACAACCCAAGCCAGTCAGATCTCACACGTCCCTGTGTTTTCGGAGTCACTCCCTGTCCTGGTTTTAACAGCTTTAATGGCACCACTCTGCTCTGGGATGACATGAAGCGCACACTGGCGTTTGCCTGGGAGCTGCATGTTTATGGATCTGCTGGCCTTTTCGTGCTGATGGCAGCTCTAGCCGTTTTGGGAATGGCTAAAGGGTGCACTCTTCCTCACCCCCTAAGTGACAACTTAACGCTGTCAAACCTTCTTCTGTTCATTAGTGGAGCTTTACGCACCACTCTCCTTCTCCTGGATCCCTATGGAACCTGTCAGTTCCTGCCTCATGCCATGCTAGTGGCACTACAAAATGTTCCCCTGCATCTTCTTCTGTGGGCACAGGTTGTCCTCACCCTAGTCACACTCAAAGGGTTAAAGTTGATCCTTTTCCCATCCAAGTTGCAGTACCCATGGCTGGTTGGATGGCTCAGTGTTTCCCACTGCACAGGATTACTTGTAGCAGACCTGTACTCCTCAGCTTTGCCCccagctcttcctctcttgttGCAGACAGTCTCTCTTTGCTGGGGCATCCCTTTTTGTTTGGGGATTTTCACCAAATCCCTTTCTAATCTCCAATCCTTACCCAGCTCCACTTTCCCACAGTGGATTCCTTCACAAAGGACAGGGAGGTTAGGCAAACGAGTGATAGCAGTGTGCTCCTTCCTTGGGGTGTTGTGCTGCAGCCTTCAGATGTATAGTCTTCTCTGGCTTTATGGCTTACTGGGGAACTGGAGGCGCTTTGGTTGGGGCTGGTGGCTCACACAGTTTTGGGCCAGAATCCTTGAGTTGGCATGGGCGTTCTCCATGCTGTTTCTGGGTTCATGGATCTTCTGGACACCATTGAGGGGTCACACAAGAGGTGATCACTGGCTAGGTAGAGATGAGGTCTCCAAAAGGGTAGACAAGAAAAGCTTGTGGGATAAGATCTTGGACAGCATGCAGAGAGGCTCACTGAAAAAGTCAGAGAAGTCCTGGGAAGAACTGATGCCAAATAACTGGGTGAAGTATAACTTGTCTCGAACAGGAATCAGCAATGCTACATATATTGATGAACCATCTGTCATTAAACCAGAATACAACTCTGATCCTGTCAGCAGCAGCTCTGACTCTCAGACCGCCTTCCTGTGGCAAAAGGTGGGTGAACGAGAATGTGTTCTCTCACTTATAGAATTTGACATGCGGCCCCCGTCCCCTATTAACCTCAGACGCAGCATTGACAACGCCCTTCATCACAGCCAGTTTGTAGCAGGAGGTGCATTTACTCCCCCACCTACCTCCTGGACACTGTCTGCAGGGTCAGAAGGGGACAGCGGTCCAACAACGCTACCTCCAGCTTATGCTGGCTACAAATGGATGCTGGATGCAGAATCCATTTCTGCATCTCTAGACCACTTCCAGACAAGAGAGCCTATGCAGGCAGTAAGTGCTACACCTGGTTCTGATGGCAACATTGGGTCTCCAGCTGCTGGCAAAGAGGGAGAAGAATTTCAAGCAGTGATGCATCAACAGGACTGGTCTGAGGATGACATCACAGACCTCTGa